The genomic stretch GGGTTGACTTCTTCGGGTGAAAGCCTAAATCTTGCCTTGTGGGATCGGACGACGGCGTCGTTCCATCGTCGCTTCCCTCTTGAGGGCGTCTGTCTTGGAGACGGCGATCCCCTTCGCGCACTCCGGCGGGCTGGCCGCACAAGGCATCTGGGTTGGCAGGAGGTCAACCAGAGATGCGGGTGTTCCGGGTGGAGGCTTGAGAGGCAAGTGACCAAGGTTTGGTTGCGGCAAGGTCATGTTAGTCGGTTCTGTTCTGGCGTGTCCGAATGTCTTCGTGGTGGTCTCCtcttgctgtgaagtcgaagTTGCCCTtggcggtgtacgatgacctttgaggggcggtccggtgaaggtccttttcggcgcttgtcttgcgcatctcctctccAAGGCTCGTCTTCAGAATCGAAGCTGCCGGGAGCCATCTGTTTGGTAGGGCGACTTGAACTTTTTGTGTAGCTTTATGGGTAGCCAGGGTAGCTAGATGTGCCCCTTGTGGCGTGTGTGTGGTTGTGGGTGTACTTTGGCACTGTTATTATTGTTGGTTTtcacccggttttctcctaaaaaccgggCACCTTCTACTTAATGAATAAAtgaggcaaaacttttgcctccgtttcaaaaaaatgaAGCTAACCAATTTGAGAAAAGGCCTTGCTCAAAAGAAATTTAGAAAAGACCAGAGTAAAAGAACGCCTTAAAAgcaaagtaaaaaaagcgggccGGCCCTGCGACGAAGCAGCCGGCGGTGTGCCATGGTGAAGCGGCGGACCGGTGCTACGGTAGATTGcatagttagggcatctccaaccgggcgacccaaacggacgcgttgggccgtccgttttgggccgtttgcgtgcccgagcggacgcgcggacggtgccccgcgtccgcgcgtccgtttgggtcgcgcgctgcgcccaacgcgccagatttgggtcgcggcgccccatggtatgtttttcttgtaaaatcactagaaaaacgcaaaatcACTAGAAAGATCtggggtttcggattgtcttcacgagtgtagcccaaggtggatagataccatcagcaaggtagtaccccttggtgtagtggtggccattgatctcaaaatccacatcaggggactgaccgtacgctagcctatcaaacaccggagagcgctgcagcacattgatgtcattgtgcgagccagccattccgaagaatgagtgccaaatccatgtgtcatgggaagcaacagcttcaagaatgactgtgcacccctcggAATGGCCGTTGTAtgacccctgccaaccaaagggcagttcttccactcccaatgcatgcggtctatgctgccaagcatcccgggAAACCCCacggaagcgttgatcgacaacggacGAGGCTGTGTCCTCGGCAtttggttgccggaggtactgttctccgaacgaaccgatcaccgctctgcgagaacctgtacatcgattccaggccggttgactcactcatgcgcgtgtactcatctacgaaatcaccggcaacgccatatgcgagcatcctaatcgctgccgtgcatttacggtacgaagagaggcctaccttgccaagtgcatccactttcgcacgaagtagtcgtcgtagatcttgacgccatccattatccggcggaacagcggcctgttcatccgaaaacgacggcgaaacaagtgcggcacgaacaatggattgggttggaagtagtcgttgtagagctggtcgtggccgcgttctctttgcggtccaaggcggccgcgcgcccggcaacgaccccggaacacggggatccgcgagacaatgtgctcgtggatgagcaccgcagcatccgtgaaaaattcgtcgtcggactcctcttcgacgacgtgtcgatgaagttcttgaagtagtactcgtcgtcgctgtccaccatgatccgaaaagggacacatattagttcgagcttttgaacgaacacctcgcgagcggaggcgatccaaatgcttctctagggacctgcagccatggccgtctcagccgacttgcggtccggaaacacggtgcaggagggctcacctccggcggaaacggcgcgagctgcgaacggcgggaggtgtcgcgacggtgagaggacaacaacgccggcgccggcgtcctccgactgcgctacgacgcggcgaaagcagcgcgggacctcgacctatgcttccgcccgcttgccggcgtctcgacgacgatggccggcgtcgacgcgctccgaaatcgccggtccgtgggtggcggcggagcgggcggGGAGATGTGTGCGGCGGCCTTGTGTTTTCGGTGGCGGACGGGCGGGccggggcggacaagggaggacgcgagcgaccagcctttcgcgtccgcggccacgcaaacccggccaagatttgggccgggtttgcgtcgttccggacgccgcgggcatccgttttaggaatgggtccgcgcgctgggccgcgtttttgtccgtttcgacccatccggacgcgcgggcgcgggatgggtcgcccggttggagatgcccttacagctTGGTGAAGCCGCGTAGTCACAGCTACAAGATACAGTACATATCAATCGTACTGTCCAAAAGTCAGTAAGCCTTAATCTATTTCATATACAAACTGTGAACAGGTGAATAGAACGCAAATGTGGAGAAACAaccactatgcatatatatattcaGTAAAGATGCAGATAACTTGACTTTTGTCGAAAACCAAATCGGATCGGTACTTTATAAAGCTGCCACCCCATGAATTGGCAAGCTAACATTCTAACCATACCATTGCAAATATGCAATGTGTTTACATACAGACAAAAGGAGATAATAGGAGTACACTTTAGAAGCTGACAAAGTGCTTAGCCTCGTTAATTCAACCGCATTAATACCTTCGCACGAACAGATTTGAGTCATGCTAGTTGCAGCAAAAGGGGGCATCATCCATCTTCACGTCTCATGCACTTCAGAATCCAACTTTACACATAATACCAGCTTGGTTACGAATGAAACCTGTAAATAAATTTCACTAGACTTTCTGCATCTTATCACTAGGCTTGCCAGCTTTGCCCAAATCCATCTCCTGTCGGATAATCAGAGGGGGGACGTTAAttaactatggaggataagtagaGGGGGATGTTAATTAACTAGATAGCATAATTATCATAATATAGTTTAAATTCAATTTAGATAACGATTGATTAGGTTAATCATCTCTAGAGGTGAATATTATGAACACGAAAGAATACATCTTTATACAGAAACAAATAACCTCATAAACATTTTACTCATGGTACACCATACGCAGAATCGTTTAGCAGTTATAGAAGCATTGGTTGTTGGAAATCACTCAAGTAGAAACTAGAGAGGCAGCTACAAAATTAAGGCAGTCAAAGTGCAAAACGTAGAGCATGGCATTTCAATTTACCTATGTCTAAGCAAATATTGAAATAGTTTCCAGATAGATACTACCATCATCTTATAATAGAAAACTATATATTCAGATATATCTTTCTATATAAATTTAACGCCCCAATTCCTACTTAGACAACAGTGTAGACACTCAAGTTCAGAAACAAATTCAGACTGTAGACATACTTCAATCAGAGTTCTGGTAATATCATATTGTTTCCCTTTTATCACCATAACATTTTTACTTGGACTAGTGTGGCAACTGACAACATCTAAGAACAGCACCAAAAATATGTAACTGTATTTTCGCATTTCTTTTTGATCTCATGACTTCCATGCAACCGGAAAACGAATAAGATTCGATAGATAGGCGTACAGCTTGACCATAAAGTCGGATGTTTCCATCAGCAGGATCTCCCCCTTTTCTTGTTTGTGGGCTTTTGGCATGCTAATTCCTTTCAACAAGGCGGCCTTCTTTGTTCAGTGGATACAATCAAGGTGATTTTTGTTTACCAGTGCATAGGTGACATAAGTTCCTATTTCAGAGTCTTTCCTGTCCCTGTGAACATATTTTCTCAATGTATTACAGATTTATAGAGGGCCTCTTTGCATATTAGGCCCTTTaatagtaaaaaaaaaaagtataaGGCCCTCTCAACTCAGCATACATCTCGAAATCTACGTAACTAAACAACACATCCAGTCtagaaatgactccaagatccctCTTATCCTGGATCCATGCATGAAAGCCTCCTTGCCTGCAAGTCTTGTCCTTTAGGTTAGGTGGATCGGATCTTCATCACTCTACAAAAGCCATCCTTTCCGCTCCACTAGGGGTGGACATAAAGGCTAAAGCTCAAGGCTCGGCTCAAGCTCGACAAGGCTTGGCTCGAGCTCAACTCGGCTAGTAGGTCGGACAAGCCAAGCCTAAACATTCCGATCAAGGCTCGAGGCTCAACAAGCCAGCTCgaagacaacaacaacaaccaccaagcctttcagtctcaaacaagttggggtaggctagagttgaaacccataagatctcgaagccaagtcatggttccggaacgtggatagctaacttccacgcatcCCTgcccatggctaaatctttgtcgatattccaaaccttcaggtctctcttaacggactcctcccatgtcaagtttggtctaccacgacccctcttaacattctcagcacgctttatccgtccgctatgcactggcgcttccggaggcctccgttggatatgtccaaaccatctgagacgatgttggaccagcttttcttcaatcggtgctaccccaactctctcccgtatatcgtcattCCGTACCCGATTTTTCtagtgtggccacatatccatctcaacatgcgcatctctgctacacttaactgttggatatgtcgtctcttcgttggccaacactccgcgccatacaacatcgcaggtcggataactgtcctataaaacctgccttttagcttttgtggcactctcttgtcacagagtacgccacaagcttggcgccacttcatccaaccagccttgattcggtggcccacatcttcatcgatatcgccatccttctgcaacatggaccccaaatatcgaaaagtgtctctccggtaccacctgcccatcaatgctaacctctccctcctcatgcctagtagaactgaaactgcacctcgtgtattcagttttagttctactaagcctaaaacctttcgattctagagttcgcctccacaactcttaactttctattaacccccgttcggctatcatcgactagcaccacatcatccgcaaagagcatacaccatgggatatctccttgtatatcccttgtgacccgATACAAAATTGAAAATGCCATGACCTTTGCTACAAGTTATAGCAATTCACAATTTTAATCAACAATTAACAATCCTATATTACATGAGAAATGCCTAAATGCACGTGAATACACTTACATAATAGTGTGTATCAATCAGTTCATCAGACTACTAGCATCTGACCGCAACAGTCAGTGTTGATCCTACACTTTACATCTAAAAGAGTAGCACTGATAATTTAACACTGAGATTCCATATGCTGTTGCTGAAGCAAAACCTAGTCGAGCTTATTTAATTAGACATCACGATGCAGTACTAACTACTAAAACAGCAATATGGTGCTAAAGCAAGACTTGCCATTGAGCGCGATGGCGCAGCGCATGAGGCGCTTCCAGCATGGACGCCGCGCAACTCCGCAGGTACGAGCTCCTTCTCTATGAGCAGGGAACCCTCGGCACCGGCGTATGACGATCAACTGTCCGAGCTTGGGAGGAGGACAGTAGCACACGCATGGGCGCGGAATTGGGACGAGGCAGCCTCCGACGTACAGGAGGACAACTGGCGGAGTGGCTCGGGTCTGGTAGGTGACGGACTGGTGGTGGGCAGAGTGGAGGCGGCAGAAGGGAGAGGTCAACACATATGGCCTAGGCTCTGGTGGCCGACTCACAAGCCATTCGAGCCGAGCCACGAGCCCACCGAGGCAAGCCTCGAGCCCGATTTCTAGAAAAGATTTAGCACCAAGCCGAGCCAGGCTCGGCTCGAGTTTTAACGAGCCTGACCGAGCCGAGCCACGAGCAGGCTCAGCTCGGCTCGATTCCACCCCTACGCTCCACAATGGAGATCGAGGATGTACAAGGTAGGTTAATCAACAACATACCAGCAAACCCCTGGCTACCCATTACCCCGCAATGCTAGACCAAAGAGTCCGCGGAACATTACGATGAAAGCTTTTGCATTCTTCAAACAAATCACAATAACACTGCACCTTGATAGTTGATACAAAACTAATACATGGATGCTGTCAATAAATGGTTCTCCACGGGTTTATAAACAAAAATGGCATGAATCTATGTTTGTAAGAACCTTTAATGGGTAGAGTAACATGTACAGCCATAAACCATGCCAGACATTTTACACTAGCTTTACACAGAAGTACACATAGACCTATATACGCCCGCCTAATTCATCCTATCCAATATTTACCACGAATTTGTGCATAGCATAGCATCATTCTAAATAACCAAAGGTACATTTTCGATGCAAGAATCAACAATTCTTGCTTCTTGGAAACAATCTGATATCTATGTGCTAACTTGTGAGAATGCTTTCCGCAATGTAGCCAATCACATGAAGAGAGCAAGCTAAGAACATCTTTGTGCAAACTATAAGAACGAAGATAATAACACCATAACTAAATCTTACTACTAATTTACTACACTGACATGTGACTTTCAATATTAATTCAACTTTATGACATAATCCCCATCTACAAGGTGGTAAATAGAACTAagcaaaggcaaaaaaaaaagatggtgtATTACTTGAAAGCTGTCAAGTTTCAAAGTGGATGTAATAAATTCCAAAAGAACGAAAAGTACACATACTGAGCAAGTAACAGTTATATAATTCTAACAAGACAATCAATCTAGAAAAAAGATCACAAGCAGTTTCCGCAGCACATGAGGCTTTGTGTATTGAATTTGTACTTTTAGTATACATCATTTCAACATTCTCCAGCATGATGGGTGACATATAGATCATTTTCAAGCAAAAACATATCGTACGATATAATCACATTTGAAACATCAAGCCACAAGTCAAAACTAAGAAATCCAATTGCAACCAACACACACTTGCAGCTCTGACCATGAATTACTTAATCAAGCCCAAACATGGTGGACCACAAAGAGAAAGCTGTTAGAAAATGTACAAAGAAAAAGATGCCGTAGAAATGTCCACAAAAACACTAAAAAAGAAAGCAAAGATAACTGAAATGACAAGCAAGTGATCTAACCAAAAAAAGGGAGACGCCCCAAAGCGCAACCACCATCCATACGCTTTGCATATATTCCCTAAAACAGCTTTGGGCCAGAACACCACCAAACAGACTACTATACGTCACCTACCAATATCTTGTAAACCTTATATGGCACTAAACTACACTCATAAGATTATAAACGGTGACAGCTACAGGTCTGCCACCAAGAATTAGCCTTCGCATAATAAGCTACAGTGTTCCAGTCCCCCACATCTAGTTCGACCACCACCACCGACGCAGGGATGCCTTCTATCTAAAAAAAACCACCGACGCAGGGCAAATATGGATCTTCAGTCAGTTAACCCCAAATCACCACAATCGGTCTTTCAATCAAAGCCCCGGATAAGGATCAGACAACCAGTTGAGCGTAACAGCACCAGAGAAACATAAATCTTAGACTAGAAAGAAACGGCAAGAACCTTTCCGGTGGTCTCGTAATAGTCGTTGAGCGCCCACTGGTACTTGGATTGATCCAGCCCGAACCAGTTCGAAATGTACCCATCCAAGCTTGCGTGCGCTGCACAGAGAGGGAAAAGAAAACGCACGGATCAAAACAACAAATCAAAAGAATCTCCAAATCGAGCGAACCAAAATCGAGGTCGGGTCTCACCTTCTTGCACGCGCAAAACCGCGTCCCAGAAAAACGCTAACGCCGATCCATCCGGCTTAGCCTCTGCCTTCTCGAACTGTGGCGGCGGCACCTGCACCGGCGGGGGCTGGAAGAGCTTGGCGGCCGGCAGTGGCGGCGAGACCGTCTTGGCTGGTGGAGGCGGCGAGACCGTCCTCGCCGTCGCGGGCGGCGTAGCCGCCTGTTTCGGCGGCGGGGACGCGGGCGAAGCCAGCGAGCGGGGAGTAGTATTGGGGGTGGAGAACTCAGATCCCGGCGATTGGGGCGAACGAGAGCGTGGGGTATCCACCGGGGACCGCGCGGCCGGGGGCGTGATGAAGACAGTGAGGTTACCCGCCTTGCCGATTACGGGCGGCGGTGTGGATGCCATCGTCGGAGAGAGGGGAAGCGGAGGTCGGGGGTAGCGTTGGAGCTAGGGTTTCTGGAGTGAAGCGAGAGCTCGTGGGAGAGTGAGCCAACTGCGAGACGCCATAGCCGGGTTCGAGGTAAAGAGGAAAGTGTTTTTTGGCAACacccttttctgtttttttttctctctctctttcaTTTTGATCCGAAGTAAAAGGGGGAAAAGTGCTTTTTGGCTACACTGGGTCCTCGTGCACCCAATTCTAAGCGCAGCTGTAATATCAATCCTCAGGATAGATCTTGTACATTGTGGAGAAGAGATAAGTTGCCTTTAAGTTTAAAGTTGACCTCAACCTTGCGGGTAGGTAGtggaaaattgttttcctttaatAATTCCTTTTTTTTTAGAGCAACTACATATTTCATTAATTGAAAATTAAGTAGACAAACcgagataaaatgattatcctgaatttgcagataaaatcctaaaataTCGAGAAATATAAAACGATCATTAGGATTTTCTGCAACCACTGTAGTTAGCGGCAACCGCCCAACTCCAGCGCCGCCAAGATGGACACAggaagagacgccgagcctccatcattgcaagatccaaaaaaaaGCACCATCgtcaacgaggctttgtgagtcgatgaacgagCATACTGCAACCACCACACATGATATTGTCTGAGCGTGACAACGTACTTCGTTTCCTTGTTAATTTTTATTCTCGTCCTCGGGTGCATGGATGTACGAATGCATGGTTGCATGCATGCCCACGAATCAACCGCACCAGTTCGTGTTCTGGTTGCGTCGGATATATGGTACACGTTATTTATCCTCGACTTAGAAAATAAACATGTTTTGCGGAACGGGCCTCTCTAATCCCGGTCGGTGAGGGCCTCTAGTCCCGGTTTGCCACCTGGGACCCCGAAGGcgggaacctttagtcccgggtgACTTAAAAACCGAGACTAAAGCTCATTCACGTGGTTGCGATACAACGTTTTGGCTAGAGGACCTTTAGTCCAGGCTCGTATAGCCCAACCGGAACTAACAATTATTTTCCGAAattgttttcatttttctaatttattttttctaattatttctgtaaatcgcaattggacaaataatatatgcattattcatataaaaatgtgaggaatttgaaaatGAAATAATTTTTTAAATCACATTATTTATATATGCATTATTCTAATTATTTCTGTaaatcgcaattggacaaatagtaTATGCATTTTTTTCTAATCCATTATTATtataaaaatgtgaggaattggaatatgaaataattttgtttctATTCATTGTATTATtactattatcaaataatatatgcattatccaTATAATATGccgtaattaatatctttaaatctgtaaatcgcAATGGATTTCGAAGTTAATCATTCCTGATTTATGGTTTGACCATGGACAACAGGAGTCAACggtatggatcttgggttaaagatcAACATCATGTACTGAATCCAAAACAACCTAGCACAAttcgggaccttcggttcaagtccaagagtTAAAATACgaagaaaggagtaactactatcTGAGTGACAGGTTAAGATGAAATACgaa from Lolium rigidum isolate FL_2022 chromosome 4, APGP_CSIRO_Lrig_0.1, whole genome shotgun sequence encodes the following:
- the LOC124649655 gene encoding proline-rich receptor-like protein kinase PERK8, with amino-acid sequence MASTPPPVIGKAGNLTVFITPPAARSPVDTPRSRSPQSPGSEFSTPNTTPRSLASPASPPPKQAATPPATARTVSPPPPAKTVSPPLPAAKLFQPPPVQVPPPQFEKAEAKPDGSALAFFWDAVLRVQEAHASLDGYISNWFGLDQSKYQWALNDYYETTGKEMDLGKAGKPSDKMQKV